A region from the Paraburkholderia youngii genome encodes:
- a CDS encoding DMT family transporter: MDKTTNGWLSGFAGVLIFSGSLPATRLAVQGLDPVFLTVARATIAGVLGLLLLLVFRETRPQRRDLLPLVVVALGVVVGFPLLTALALRHVSAAHAVVFIGLLPLATAIFGVLRGGERPQPAFWLFSALGSAAVAAFALRHGISASPLGDALMLAAIIVCGLGYAEGARLSRHLGGWQVISWALVLSLPLMLPLAWWTRPVSFDGVGAAALWGLAYVSLFSMLIGFVFWYRGLALGGIAAVGQLQLLQPFFGLLLAGVLLHEQVPPSMIIVTVIVVACVAGARHFSRAAPARRAA; encoded by the coding sequence ATGGACAAGACCACCAACGGCTGGCTCAGCGGTTTCGCAGGCGTGCTGATTTTCAGCGGCTCGCTGCCGGCCACGCGGCTTGCCGTGCAGGGACTCGATCCGGTGTTTCTGACCGTGGCGCGCGCGACGATCGCGGGCGTTCTCGGTCTTCTATTGTTGCTGGTGTTCCGTGAGACGCGGCCGCAGCGCCGCGATCTGCTGCCGCTCGTGGTGGTCGCGCTCGGCGTCGTGGTCGGCTTTCCGTTGCTGACCGCGCTGGCGCTGCGGCATGTGAGCGCTGCGCATGCGGTCGTGTTCATCGGTTTGCTGCCGCTCGCCACCGCGATCTTCGGCGTGCTGCGCGGCGGCGAGCGGCCGCAGCCGGCGTTCTGGCTGTTCTCGGCGCTCGGCAGCGCGGCGGTGGCCGCGTTCGCGTTGCGGCACGGCATCAGCGCGTCGCCGCTCGGCGACGCGCTGATGCTCGCGGCGATCATCGTGTGCGGGCTGGGCTACGCGGAAGGCGCGCGGCTGTCGCGTCACCTCGGCGGCTGGCAGGTGATTTCGTGGGCGCTCGTGTTGTCGCTGCCATTGATGCTGCCGCTCGCCTGGTGGACGCGCCCCGTGTCGTTCGATGGTGTCGGCGCCGCCGCGCTGTGGGGACTCGCGTATGTGTCGCTGTTCAGCATGCTGATCGGCTTCGTGTTCTGGTACCGCGGACTCGCGCTCGGCGGTATCGCGGCGGTTGGTCAACTGCAGTTGCTGCAGCCGTTTTTCGGGCTTCTGCTCGCCGGCGTGCTGCTGCACGAACAGGTCCCGCCGTCGATGATCATCGTCACCGTGATCGTGGTCGCCTGCGTGGCGGGCGCTCGGCATTTTTCGCGCGCGGCGCCGGCGCGGCGGGCGGCCTGA
- a CDS encoding aminotransferase-like domain-containing protein — MAGTDNNETVPGTRVGLVMDNLRERIASRSLMPGARVPSIRAMTDTLGVSKSTVVEAYDRLVAEGVIVARRGSGFFVSGHAPPLALADLGPRLDREVDPLWLTRQSLETGSKALKPGCGWMPASWLPEDGVRRALRAVARDPQSLLADYASPAGLPALRQQLAWRLSAHGVDAPPEQILLTDGGTHALDLVCRFLLEPGDTVLIDDPCYFNFQALLRAHRVRIASVPYTPQGPDLAAFERVLVEQRPRLYVTNSAIHNPTGATLAPAVAHRLLKLAGEHDLLIVEDDIFADFEDEPAPRLAAFDGLSRVVSIGSFSKTLSAAVRCGYIAARAEWVEPLIDLKLATSFGNGQLSASVVHRMLVDGTYRRHLEAMRAKLADAMGETIRRLGYAGLDIWTRPRAGLFVWARLPEALDAADIARHALTAGVVLAPGNVFSASQAAAGFLRFNVSQCNRPKVYEALQRAMDACAVSADAGPERV, encoded by the coding sequence ATGGCGGGAACCGACAACAACGAGACGGTGCCGGGCACGCGCGTCGGCCTCGTGATGGACAATCTGCGCGAGCGCATCGCGAGCCGCTCGCTGATGCCGGGCGCGCGCGTGCCGTCGATTCGCGCGATGACCGACACGCTCGGCGTGTCGAAATCGACCGTGGTGGAAGCCTACGACCGGCTCGTCGCGGAAGGGGTGATCGTCGCGCGGCGCGGCTCAGGGTTCTTCGTGTCGGGCCATGCGCCGCCGCTCGCGCTCGCCGATCTCGGCCCCCGGCTCGATCGCGAGGTCGATCCGCTGTGGCTCACGCGGCAGTCGCTGGAGACCGGCTCGAAAGCGCTGAAGCCAGGCTGCGGCTGGATGCCGGCTTCGTGGCTGCCGGAAGATGGCGTGCGGCGCGCGCTGCGTGCGGTCGCCCGTGATCCGCAGTCACTGCTCGCCGACTACGCGAGCCCGGCCGGCTTGCCGGCGCTGCGTCAGCAGCTTGCGTGGCGGCTCTCCGCGCACGGCGTCGATGCGCCGCCCGAGCAGATCCTGCTGACCGACGGCGGCACCCATGCGCTCGATCTCGTGTGCCGCTTCCTGCTCGAACCGGGCGACACGGTGTTGATCGACGATCCGTGCTACTTCAATTTTCAGGCGCTGCTGCGCGCGCATCGCGTGCGGATTGCGAGCGTGCCGTACACGCCGCAGGGACCGGATCTCGCGGCGTTCGAGCGCGTTCTGGTCGAGCAGCGTCCGCGGCTCTACGTGACGAACTCGGCGATCCACAACCCGACCGGCGCGACGCTCGCGCCAGCCGTCGCGCACAGGCTGCTGAAGCTCGCCGGCGAGCACGATCTGCTGATCGTCGAGGACGACATCTTCGCGGACTTCGAAGACGAACCTGCGCCGCGACTCGCCGCGTTCGACGGGCTCTCTCGCGTCGTGTCGATCGGCAGCTTTTCGAAGACGCTGTCGGCGGCGGTGCGCTGCGGCTATATCGCCGCGCGGGCCGAATGGGTCGAACCGCTGATCGATCTGAAGCTCGCGACGTCGTTCGGCAACGGCCAACTCTCGGCGAGCGTCGTGCATCGGATGCTGGTCGACGGTACCTATCGGCGTCATCTCGAGGCGATGCGCGCGAAGCTGGCCGATGCGATGGGAGAGACCATCAGGCGACTCGGCTATGCGGGCCTCGATATCTGGACACGGCCGCGCGCGGGCCTGTTCGTGTGGGCGCGCTTGCCCGAGGCGCTCGATGCCGCCGACATCGCCCGTCATGCGTTGACGGCGGGCGTCGTGCTCGCGCCGGGCAACG